Genomic window (Spirosoma sp. KCTC 42546):
TACCATTGATAACTCAGATTGGCTCTTTTCCCGCGCTTATGACAATGCTTTGCTTCTGAGCGATACAGCACTAGCGGCTCAAGTTGGTAAACAGTATGTGACGTATATGCTCAATTGCGCAGCTTATTATGAGGCACAAAGTGACTCGCTTTTTAACCGGCAGATTTCACAGATCTTACTAATTCATGCCAATACCATCAACGCCGACTTTTTGGGCAAATTACTGGCAGGGTTAAAACAGCATGGATACACTTTTGTCTCGTTAGATAAAGCATTGACTGACACAGCTTACCGTTCCGTAGATCACTATTACGGCAAAGGCGGCATTTCGTGGCTACACCGCTGGGCGTTAACGTTGGGCAAAAAAGGAGCTTTTTTCAAGGGTGAACCCGAAGTCCCTGCCATGGTTGATGAACTGGCGAATCGAACTGTAAACTTACCCGGCCGTTAACCCGCCATCTATCTGAAGAGCCTGCCCAGTAACAAAAGCATTGTCGTCTGAGCAAAGCCATAGAATGGCCTGAGCAACTTCTTCGGGTTGCCCAAAACGGCCCATAGGCACCATCCGGCGCATTCGCTCTTCCATGCCAGGTGCAGTACCAATCAATTCATCGACCATTGGTGAGTGCGTATATACAGGGCAAACGGCATTGATTCGGATATGATGCCGTACATATTCCAGCGCAGCTGTTTTCGTCAATCCAATAACGGCATGTTTAGAAGCACTGTAGGGTGCCCCCATAGGCATACCCCGCACCCCTGCAATGCTTGATACATTCACAATTTTACCCCCGACTGGATGGTCCCCGACTGGATGGCTATTAACCTTTTGAGTGAGCATCTGACGAATCTGGGCCTGCATGCCATAGAATACACCGCCAACGTTTATAGCCATTATCTGATCGAAATCCTGCTTTGTCTGATCGAGTAATCGGCCAAACTTACCCCCAATACCCGCATTGTTGATACCGATATCCAAACGACCAAACACATCCACAGTTTGCCTTACAGCTTTTTCTATCTGATCTGGATTAGAAACATCGCAAGGAATGAACAGCGCCCTACCACCCTGCTGCTGAATTTGCTTAGTAGTTTCCCGGCCATTTTGTTCGTTAATTTCAGCGACAACAACAGTCGCACCTGCGTTGGCGAATGCCAGTGCGGTTACCCGGCCAATGCCTGAGCCAGCACCGGTGATGAAGGCAATCTGATTCGTAAACGTAGACATCCGCAGCGAAGAAGCAGTTAATTAAACGCTGAAAATAATGCTATTTTGTGGCTCATGCATCGTTTTTATGGCAATCAATCGTAGAAAATACACGGTTATTCTGCTAATAGGCCTGGCTCTATGCTACGGGTTGTTCGGCTTATGGACTATATGGTTCTTTGGTGGCCAGGATAAGCCCGCAAAATCCTCAAAAGCGAATACGCAAATCCGCTCATTCGAGCAATTCGGCACTCGATCAGATCGTGGGAATCTGTTAGGGATTCAGCCCTGGATGGAGCCCGCCGATTATCGTACAGGGTTGACTTTCCGCGAAAAATTAGCCGGGTATTTGAAAACTGCGAAAGACAGTGGGCTGGTCATACCTCAAAAAACCATTGTCATCCTGCCCGAATATATTGGCACCTGGCTAGTGGTTATGAATGAACCTGAGCGGGTATACAGTGCCTCCACCATTCAGCAGGGATTAACGGCAATGGTCGTTAGCCATCCCATCAATTTTTGGAATGCCTACCAAACGGCCCCCGACAGTGTGGGTGATAAAACAAAGTATGGTCTCTTCGCCATGAAAGCCCGGCAAATGGCCTACGAGTATCAGCTCACCTTCGATATGCTGGCAGCACAATTTGAGGTAACAATCGTGGCTGGTTCTATTCTATTGACCAATCCATCCGTTGAAAATGGGAAATTGGTTGTAGGCGAAGGCCCTCTCTATAATGTCTCTGCGGTGTTTCGTCCGGATGGCAAACTAGATCCGCAACTTATTAAAAAGGTCTACCCCATTGCCGATGAACTCCCGTTTGTCTGTCCGACCAATCCGGCAGACGTTCCTGTTTTCGATACGCCAGTTGGTCGGTTAGGTGTATTGGTCTGCGCAGACTCCTGGAATTCTCCCGTGTATAAAACACTAAAGCAAAAAGGGGCTACCCTGTTAGCGGTTCCCTCCTACTCAGCCGGCAATGGAGTCTGGAAAAGAATCTGGCAGGGGTACAGTGGCACACCAACCCCAGCGGATGCCCGTGCAGATGTTGGTAAACTAACCGAAGGACAAGCCTGGCTCGCTCATGCTATGGCCGGGCGAGCTATCCCCGAAGCGGGTATCATAAAAGGGATGAACGTATTTCTGCGGGGGCAACTTTGGGACTTAGGTTCCGATGGCACAACGATCATTTTATCTGGTACAGCTCCAGCAAAAACGGCGCGCGTTATTAACGGAGCTGCCATAAACTGCTTATGGCTATGATTTCCTCTTTAAATCATTTTGTATTTTTTCAATAAACTTTTCAAGTACATCACCCATATACTCCTCATTACTAATCCATTTACCAAAGACTTATCTAGGATTTATATTCTTTTATTTAATTGACAAAATCTATTTTTTAGGTGACCCCGTAGATACATCATCTTAGTTGCCAAATAGCTAAGCATTAAAAATCACCTAACTATTTTACTCAATGGAAAACGTTACTAATCGACCCGAAACGACATCTTCGGCTGCAGCTAGCCGCCGGTCGTTTCTGCGAGTAGCGGGTGCTGCTGCTGTAACAGGCGGTTTGCTGACAGCTTGCTCCCATGCGGACGAATCTTCTGTCACACCCAATGGTAGTGCCCGCGCTGCTGGCCCAACCATTTCATTACCTACTGGTGATGTTGGTATCCTTGCCTTTGCATACGTATTGGAACAGCTCGAAGCTGCCTTCTACGAAATGGTTCTCGCAAAACCTTACCCAAATATGTCTTCGTCGGATATGGCCTTGTGGAGCGATATCCGTGGCCATGAAATTATTCACCGTGCGCTTTTCAAAGCAGCTGTGGGTGCCGGAACAGCCGCTAACGTTCCAGATCTGACCTTCAACTTCTCAAGTATCGACTTCAACAACCGTGCAGACGTACTTTCGAATGCAGAAGCTTTCGAAAAAACAGGCGTAGGTGCTTACAACGGTGCGGGTAAATACATTAAAGATGCAGGTTATCTGACATTGGCTGGTAAGATTGTATCGGTTGAAACTCGTCACCACTCAATTCTTCGCGAATTGCAGTATCCTTATTCAGACGCGTTTGCTGGCCCAACTATCGTTACCAGCGATACAGGCCTGCATCTTGCTTACGAGCCAACGTTTGTACTGCCTATCGCACAGAAATATATTAATGAAACCCTGGATGCAAGCGCATTAGTAAAAAGCCTGACACCAGCATAAACCACTCAACTCCGATGAACTTACAAAACTTATTTAGCGAAATTGAGAAGGTGGATGGCGAAATATTTGATCGCTTAGCACACGTCTCACGCCGGAGCTTATTTAGCTCTCTGACCAAAAAAACGATTGCCGTGGCTGCTCCAGCCATTATGGCATCTGCCCTGACCAAATCTTATGGGCAGTCTAGTGCACTACCACAAGGCGTAAAAGACGTTCTTAACTTTGCGCTCGCATTAGAGTACCTAGAGTTCACTTTTTATGATTACGGTCATAACCTGGCGATGATTCCCAATAATTATAAGCCAGCATTTGAATTAATTCGGCAGCATGAACAAGTACACGTTCGGTTGCTGAAGTCGGTACTAGGCTCAGAAGCAATCCCAATGCCTAAGTTCGATTTCTCGGCCAAAGGTACGTTTATGGATACATTTACCAACTTCGCAACGTTCTCGGCTATTGCCCAAACGTTTGAAGATACAGGCGTTCGCGCTTACAAAGGTCAGGCTCCTAATCTACAGGCTGCCCCAGCTATATTGCAGGTGGCTTTACAAATTCACGCTACCGAAGCTGCTCACGCAGCTAACGTACGCTATATGCGTGGCCAAAAAGGCTGGATCACAGGTGGTACTGCTGCAATGCAAGGCCTTCCATCGGTTGTTGACGGCAGTTATAAAGGTGAAGAAAACACCGTGCAAGCGGGTGTTGACTTAGCTTCTGCACTGGCTGGCGATAGCCGGATTACTCCGGCTATGGTTATGCAGGCGTTTGATGAGCCGCTAACAAAAGAACAGGTTCTGCCTTTGGTTGCACCTTTCTTTGCCTAACAATAAGTAGTAGTCTAAAACGCAAAAAGCCGCTGGTTAACCAGCGGCTTTTTGCGTTTTAGACTTTGTCCTGTTAAAGTAATCCAAAAGCAGATAGCGTCACAAACTCACTTACCCGCGCCTGAATTTCATCCTGAGTCAAATTCATAATCCGCTCAGCACCAAATTTCTCCACGCAGAATGAAGCCATGGCTGATCCATAAATAATAGCCCGCTTCATGTTATCAAACGAAATATCGTCGGTTTTGGCTAAGTAGCCAATGAAGCCCCCCGCAAACGTATCGCCCGCACCGGTCGGATCGAATACTTCTTCAAGCGGCAATGCTGGGGCGAAGAAAATCTGCCCTTCGCTAAACAGAAGAGCACCATGTTCCCCTTTTTTGATGATTACAGTTTGCGGACCCATCGCCCGGATTTTAGCCGCAGCGCGTACCAGCGAGTACTCATGCGTTAGCTGGCGGGCTTCTTCATCGTTTACTACCAGTACATCAACTAATTTGAGTAAGCTCATTAGGTCTGGGTTGGCAATTTCGATCCAAAGATTCATGGTATCGAGCACAATGAGCTTTGGGCGATTATGCAACCGTTCAATAACCATCTGCTGAATTGCCGGAGCGGTATTTCCTAACATCAGGTATTGGCAATCCTGATACGAATCGGGAATGATCGGATCAAAATTCTCCATTACGTTCAGCTGGACTTCCACGGTATCGCGGCTGTTCATGTCATTGTGGTATTTCCCCGACCAGAAAAAGGTCTTCTCTCCTTTCCGAATTTCTAAACCTTCCGTATTGATTCCGTGCTGATTGAGATCCTCAATCATGCTCTGCGGGAAATCGTCGCCCACCACAGCAACCAAATTATTTTCTTTCGTAAAGTACGAGGCTGACAGGGTGATGTAAGTGGCGGCTCCGCCGATGATTTTGTCGGTCTTGCCGAACGGGGTTTCCAGGGCGTCGAACGCTACGGAACCAACAGTAACTAGGCTCATTTATTACAGTTTGAATTTTGTAGTCCGATGTTTGAAGTTTGTACCAATCAGTTCAAGTTTATGCAGTATTGCTAACATCGAACTTCGAACCGCAACGGCGGATCGTTATAAACTTCAAACTAAATATTTATTTCTTCCGCCCAATTACCGGGCAACGTTTAAACGGTTTGGTTTCATCGAATAGCTTCCGATAGGTAACGTGGGTTTTAACGATCTTCGACCCCAGCTGGCTTACAAAACGTACCATGATTGGGTTAAAATCGCCAACCCAGTTCATTTCGAGTTCGGTGTATTGAAAATTGGGATTATGGTCGGCTTCGTGCGGCATACGGAGGGCAATAGCGGCTTCCACCCCTTTCCCCTGGTGCTCAGGAGCTACACCAAAGACTACACCAAACGCCTTACGGTTTGTTTTCAGCAGCATGTGCCACAAAAACTTCAACTTTCCGATCAGATCAAGTTTACCATTCACATGCTTGAAAACCTGATTTAGCTCCGGCAGGCAAACGAAAAAAGCCACTGGTTCATCAAGGTAATACGCGAAATAGATTATTTTCTCGTCAATAACCGGCTTCAGCTTCTCCATCAACAACTGCGCCTGCCCAGCCGACATTTCCTTAACACCACTATGACCACCCCAGGCCGCATTGTAAATATGCCGAAACTGTTCGGCCGCTGCGGGCAGATGTTTTTTATCGATTGTTCGAAAGCTATAATCCGGGTTCTGGTAAATCCGTTGGGCCCGGTCTTTTACCGCCTGCGACATATCAACCAACTTCGCCCAGGTTGTTGGAATCCCGAACGTAAACTGTTTGAAATAGTCTTTGAAGCCGTAATTTTCAAAAAATGGAATGTAATACGGCTTTGTATACGGCATGCAATAGTTTGGCTCCCGGTCGAACCCATCGACTAATAAACCCCACCAGCG
Coding sequences:
- a CDS encoding SDR family NAD(P)-dependent oxidoreductase; translated protein: MSTFTNQIAFITGAGSGIGRVTALAFANAGATVVVAEINEQNGRETTKQIQQQGGRALFIPCDVSNPDQIEKAVRQTVDVFGRLDIGINNAGIGGKFGRLLDQTKQDFDQIMAINVGGVFYGMQAQIRQMLTQKVNSHPVGDHPVGGKIVNVSSIAGVRGMPMGAPYSASKHAVIGLTKTAALEYVRHHIRINAVCPVYTHSPMVDELIGTAPGMEERMRRMVPMGRFGQPEEVAQAILWLCSDDNAFVTGQALQIDGGLTAG
- a CDS encoding nitrilase-related carbon-nitrogen hydrolase, whose protein sequence is MAINRRKYTVILLIGLALCYGLFGLWTIWFFGGQDKPAKSSKANTQIRSFEQFGTRSDRGNLLGIQPWMEPADYRTGLTFREKLAGYLKTAKDSGLVIPQKTIVILPEYIGTWLVVMNEPERVYSASTIQQGLTAMVVSHPINFWNAYQTAPDSVGDKTKYGLFAMKARQMAYEYQLTFDMLAAQFEVTIVAGSILLTNPSVENGKLVVGEGPLYNVSAVFRPDGKLDPQLIKKVYPIADELPFVCPTNPADVPVFDTPVGRLGVLVCADSWNSPVYKTLKQKGATLLAVPSYSAGNGVWKRIWQGYSGTPTPADARADVGKLTEGQAWLAHAMAGRAIPEAGIIKGMNVFLRGQLWDLGSDGTTIILSGTAPAKTARVINGAAINCLWL
- a CDS encoding ferritin-like domain-containing protein; translated protein: MENVTNRPETTSSAAASRRSFLRVAGAAAVTGGLLTACSHADESSVTPNGSARAAGPTISLPTGDVGILAFAYVLEQLEAAFYEMVLAKPYPNMSSSDMALWSDIRGHEIIHRALFKAAVGAGTAANVPDLTFNFSSIDFNNRADVLSNAEAFEKTGVGAYNGAGKYIKDAGYLTLAGKIVSVETRHHSILRELQYPYSDAFAGPTIVTSDTGLHLAYEPTFVLPIAQKYINETLDASALVKSLTPA
- a CDS encoding ferritin-like domain-containing protein, with amino-acid sequence MNLQNLFSEIEKVDGEIFDRLAHVSRRSLFSSLTKKTIAVAAPAIMASALTKSYGQSSALPQGVKDVLNFALALEYLEFTFYDYGHNLAMIPNNYKPAFELIRQHEQVHVRLLKSVLGSEAIPMPKFDFSAKGTFMDTFTNFATFSAIAQTFEDTGVRAYKGQAPNLQAAPAILQVALQIHATEAAHAANVRYMRGQKGWITGGTAAMQGLPSVVDGSYKGEENTVQAGVDLASALAGDSRITPAMVMQAFDEPLTKEQVLPLVAPFFA
- a CDS encoding PfkB family carbohydrate kinase; translation: MSLVTVGSVAFDALETPFGKTDKIIGGAATYITLSASYFTKENNLVAVVGDDFPQSMIEDLNQHGINTEGLEIRKGEKTFFWSGKYHNDMNSRDTVEVQLNVMENFDPIIPDSYQDCQYLMLGNTAPAIQQMVIERLHNRPKLIVLDTMNLWIEIANPDLMSLLKLVDVLVVNDEEARQLTHEYSLVRAAAKIRAMGPQTVIIKKGEHGALLFSEGQIFFAPALPLEEVFDPTGAGDTFAGGFIGYLAKTDDISFDNMKRAIIYGSAMASFCVEKFGAERIMNLTQDEIQARVSEFVTLSAFGLL